Proteins from a genomic interval of Zingiber officinale cultivar Zhangliang chromosome 1B, Zo_v1.1, whole genome shotgun sequence:
- the LOC121970764 gene encoding uncharacterized protein LOC121970764, producing the protein KKVKVAALEFTDYALIWWDQLQKERRRYGEHPINTWDEMKTLMRRRFVPSHYHRELHNKLQRLTQGSRSVDDYYKEMEVALIRANIVEDREATMARFLHGLNRDIGDIVELQHYVELDDLVHQAMKIKQQLKRKGVMKKSSSPNYSSSWKDKPKKEGSSSNSKEAASTKKPIPTTSSSTSKSRDIKCFRCLGKGHIASECPNKKTMVVRDNGSISSEEITSHSSSSRDEENDGAAYAQDGDLLVVRRLLGSQAKEHEEDQRENIFHTRCLIQGKTCSMIIDGGSCTNVASTRMVTKLNLKTTPHARPYKLQWLSNSVELVVNQQVLINFSIGKYEDQVLCDIVPMEASHILLGRPWQFDRRDFEDVFPKEVPHGLPPIRGIEHQIDLIPGASLPNRPAYRSNPQETKEIQNQVEELLQKGWVRESLSPCAVPVILVPKKDGTWRFVISSKGVQVDEGKVKANRDWPTPKTVSEVRSFHGLASFYRRFVKDFSTMAAPVNEIVKKNMGFRWGENQENAFQTLKDKLTHAPILALPDFSKSFEIECDASHVGIGAVLLQDGHPIAYFSEKLSDATLNYSTYDIELYALVRALQTWQHYLLPKEFIIHSDHESLKYLKGQGKLNKRHAKWVKFLEQFPYVIKHKQGKVNVVADALSRRHDNYLFKNNRLCVPRESMRKLLVREAHEGGLMGHFGVQKTLEMLLEHFYWPHMKHDVQKFCAQCIVCRKAKSKTLPHGLYTPLPIPNFPWTDLSVDFVLGLPRTQKGKDSIFVVVDRFSKMAHFIPCHKLDDATHMADLFFKEVVRLHGMPRSIVSDRDTKFLSHFWRTLWNKLGTKLLFSTTCHPQTDGQTEVVNRTLSTLLRAIIKKNIKSWEECLPHVEFAYNRAVHSTTQFSPFEIVYGFNPLTPLDLLPLPGDWVWVHMRKERFLTQRKSNLQPRGDGPFQVLERINDNAYKIDLPGEYGVSATFNVADLSPFDVGDEDLNSRTNSPKEGGNDVSQEEALKGIGGPMTRSKTKRMKQALEGLIM; encoded by the exons aagaaagtaaaggtggctgcccttgagttcaccgattatgccttaatttggtgggatcagttacaaaaggagagaagaaggtatggagagcatcctatcaacacttgggacgaaatgaagactttgatgagaaggagatttgtgccttcccactaccatagggaattgcacaacaaattgcaaagactcacccaagggagtaggagtgtagatgattactacaaggagatggaggtggctttgattagggccaatattgtggaggatagggaagctaccatggctcggtttctccatggcctaaaccgagacattggagacattgtggagttacaacattatgtggagcttgacgacttagtgcatcaagcaatgaaaataaagcaacaattaaagagaaagggcgttatgaagaaatcatcttctccaaactactcttcaagttggaaggacaagccaaagaaggagggttcttcttcaaattctaaggaggcagcaagcactaagaagcctattcctactacctcttcttccacttctaagagtagggatatcaagtgttttaggtgtttgggaaaaggtcatattgcatccgaatgcccgaataagaagactatggtggtgagagataatgggagtatctctagtgaagaaattacttctcattcctcttcctcaagggatgaggaaaatgatggagcagcctatgcgcaagatggagatctcttggtggttaggagattattgggaagccaagccaaggagcatgaggaggaccaaagagaaaatatttttcatacccgctgccttattcaaggtaaaacatgctctatgatcattgatggtggaagttgtaccaatgtggcaagtactaggatggtcaccaaactcaacctcaagactacaccacatgcaagaccatataaactccaatggcttaGTAATAGTGTTGAATTGGTAGTGAAtcagcaagtgttgattaatttctccattggcaaatatgaagatcaagttctatgtgatattgtacctatggaggcaagccacattcttcttggaagaccttggcagtttgataggcga gattttgaagatgtgtttcccaaggaagtacctcaTGGATTGCCACCAATAAGGGGaattgaacaccaaatagaccttattcctggcgcttctctgcccaataggcctgcttataggagcaaccctcaagaaacaaaggagatacaaaatcaagtggaggagttattgcaaaaaggatgggttagagaaagtttaagtccttgtgctgtacccgtaattttggtgcctaaaaaggatggaacatggagg tttgtcataagttctaaaggagtgcaggttgatgaagggaaagttaaggccaatagagattggccaactcctaaaactgtgagtgaggttaggagcttccatgggttggcaagtttctataggaggtttgtaaAGGATTTCAGCACAATGGCAGCACCcgtaaatgaaattgttaagaaaaatatgggttttagatggggagagaatcaagaaaatgcatttcaaacacttaaggataaactcacacatgcacccattcttgctttacctgatttttccaaatcatttgaaattgaatgtgatgcatctcatgtgggtattggtgctgttttacttcaagatggtcatcccattgcatattttagtgagaaattaaGTGATGCCAccctcaactattccacttatgacaTAGAATTGTATGCCCTTGTTAGAGCATTGCAAAcatggcagcattatcttttgcctaaagaatttatcattcatagtgatcatgaatctttgaagtatttgaaagggcaagggaagctcaacaaaaggcatgccaaatgggtcaaatttcttgaacaatttccttatgtgattaagcataagcaaggaaaggtaaatgttgtagcagatgcactttcaagaag gcatgacaactacttgtttaagaataacagactttgtgtgcctagagaatccatgcgtaaattgctagttagggaagcacatgaggggggtttaatgggacactttggggttcaaaagaccttagaaatgcttcttgaacatttttattggccacacatgaaacacgatgtgcagaaattttgtgcacagtgcattgtgtgtagaaaagcaaaatctaagacattacctcatggactttacacgcctttgcctattcctaattttccttggactgacttgtctgtggattttgttttagggctaccacgtactcaaaaaggtaaggactccatttttgtggtagttgatagattctccaagatggcacacttcataccttgccacaaactggatgatgcaactcatatggcagatttgtttttcaaagaggtggtaagacttcatggcatgcctaggagcattgtttcagatcgtgacaccaaatttttaagccatttttggaggaccttatggaacaagctgggaacaaagcttcttttctccaccacatgccacccacaaactgacggccagactgaggtggtaaataggacactttctactcttcttagagcaattattaagaagaacattaagtcttgggaagaatgtttacctcatgttgaatttgcttataatagggcggtccattctactactcaattttctccttttgagattgtttatggcttcaatccactaacacctcttgatttgcttcctttac ccggtgattgggtgtgggttcatatgaggaaggaacggtttcttacccaaaggaaatcaaatcttcaaccaagaggagatggaccattccaagtgttggaaagaattaatgacaatgcttacaaaattgatttgcccggtgagtatggtgttagtgcaacatttaatgtggctgatttgagtccttttgatgtaggagatgaagacctaaattcgaggacgaattcacctaaagaaggagggaatgatgtgagccaagaagaggcattgaagggaattgggggacccatgacaaggtccaagactaagagaatgaagcaagctttggaaggcttaataatg